GTGCTTGGTTCCATTGGACTCCCTAGGCATAAAGAACCAGAAGGAATTACTTTGACCACAACAGTTAGGACAAAGCAAATTCAGATATGTATTTTGTCTGACGTTGCAAGCAACTCtgggagggcagcagggcagAGGCTCACTGtctcccattttgcagaggaacAGGATGTTCTGAAGGTTAGTGATTTCGTCAACAGAACATGGAGGGAGTGATGCAGATCAGCCTAGGTCCCTGTTCTCTCATGCCTTTTCCATTACAACAGGTTGCCTGAGCATTCTCTTGTTTTAAAtgcatcctttttaaaaatcaagaggcTGAGAGCAATCTAAAGCAATGACTCAACCAGTGGGTGGGAGCGGGACTGATCTGAATCTCAGAGGGAGCCTGTGGAGTTTGGGGAAGAAGATTCTAAAATTACCTGCGGCTTTGATTTGTTTGCTTGCACAATGATTTAACTTACATTAAAAATCCAAATCAGCTCAAGGAAGGCCGTAAGATTTTGATGTTCAGTGTTAAGGGTTCAAAAACAGATGAGAAACATGGACGAACatggaggacattatactaagtgataTAAACCAGtcaccaaaagacaaatactgtatgattccacttatatgaggtccctagaggagtcaaattcatagagacagaaagtagaagagtggtttccaggggctgggggagagggtgaTGGGGAGTTACCATTGACTGGGTGCAggcttcagttttgcaagatgaaaagagttacggggatggatggtggtgatggttacacaacactgtgaatgtgctTAACGCTACTGAACTGAACACTTAagatggttaagatggcaaattttatatttgtgttttaccacaattaaaacaCAAAGAGACAAGGGAAAAACCAAAAACGATGAGAGACAGTGTCTAGCCTAGTCTTTGGGTTCCAGGAAAAGCTAGGCTGAAACCATCCAAGAAAGTGAGCCCCCTTTCTTCTAGAAAGCACTAAGAGAGGTCACTGCTGGTGACGCATTCCACTGCTTCGGAAACCTGCCAGCCTCCCGTGGCACTTGAACTCAGGCTGGGAGGGTATCGAGTCCCATGTGTGAAACTAAATTCAATGCGGCTAGTGAAAAGTGCTATACAGTGAGGTGGAGAGACAGTGTCTAGGGCAGGACATGCCTGCCTGAGGAGGAAGGCGGGCTCCCAAGGTCCTAGGGCGCTAAGACCTATTTTGATTTCCTTAGCTCAGCACTGGGGGTTCCAGGGTAGACCAGCCCAAAGGAGGCCTTGGAGATCCACCCCTGGGTCAGCCCCAATCTCAAAGGCAGTGAGACCTATTTCGAGTCACTCAAACCCTTAAGAGGTGCCCTCTACTGATTTGGTCACCCTGGAATGAGGATCATTATCTGGGGGagcatttgtttctgtttctggcaCTCCGTCCTCACCCTCATCTCTCCTGGGACTGAAAGGAAAAGCCAGCAGACACATATACTAACCCGGAGGGCCTGCCTCCTTTTCATAGTCAGCCTGCACCGTGGAAGTCGTCCTCGTACCAGCCAAATGCAGGTGGTCACCACTTGGGAGACACTTGCTATCTTCCTCCAGGGTGATGATGGGGCTGAGAGGCAGCCTTGGTTCGGCCGCATAAACCTCCATTTGAGCTGTGGGTGAGGTGAGAGGCAGGTACAGCACGCTGGGCTTTTTGGGTACAGGCGGTGGAatcttgcctttctttttctcagcTTCTTCTTGGCTCTGGAGGCTAATTCTTTCAGGCAGGGCTCTCCCCTTGGGGCCCGCATCCTCCGTACTTCCCTGGGGAGACTGCTGTGTTCCTGAGCAGGAAGCACCAGAGGAACTGGCAAAAGGTGTGAAAACAAGAGATGAGGATGCTGTTGACTCCCCTgggcttctgccctcagggaAGCTGGGAGACTTTGGCTTCCGTACCACCATGTAGATGTCTTGAGGGAGTGGCCTCGGGTGTTGAATTGAGCTCTTGGGGGTCGTAGCCAAGGTAGGTGAAGTTAGTGGGTACTCCTCATGAACAGATGGTGGCTTGTGGACCAAGCTTGGAGGCCTTCGGGCCAGTGGGGGCTTCTCAGCTATGGGAGGCTTCATCTTTCTCTCTGGCAAGGTGAAGACTTCTGCTCCTGGTTCCTCAGCATAGTCAGGACTCTCGATATCATCTTCCGGCTCAGACTTGCTGACTGACCTCAGGCGAACAGAACGTAAGTCAGACTGAGTAACCATGGGCATGATTGGCTGATTGGGGCTAGTTTTCTGGGCCAGCTTGGCCCCAAAATTCGTATCTGAGTGATGCCGGCTCACCTTGGTTTTGCTTCGGATGGAGATACTCATCCCAGACAGATCCAGGTTGGTTGAAGTGGTCAATGGTAGGTCAAAGGATAGCCGTGCCTTGGACATTTTCTCCATCGGTGATGTTGGGGGTAGTGATGACTTCCTCTCAGGGACCACTGGGCGCACCCGGACGTTGCCACTTGGAGGGGGCAAGTGACCTAGGGTCAAGGACATGGAGACAGTGGGTGTTGGTGTCTCTGACTGGCTGGAGTATCCACTGGAAGGTGACATCAGCCCAGTGGGCCTTCCCGGGGAGGATacctccctggcctccacctcGATGGAAAGCTGGGAAGGCGTCGTGGCTCTGGAGGTGGAAGCGGAGGCTAGAGACTCCGAACTGCCCTGAACTTGGGTGCACTCAATGACTGTGGTGCCCGTGGCGGTGCTGGAGCTGGACAAGGATTGGTAGGTGTCACCGGACTTCCAGTCAGTAAGATACCAGTGGTGGGCGAATTGTGTACCTTCTGGGTCTTTGAAGGTTGGCACAGCTGGGTGACCCTGAGCATCTGGGTGGGAGGAGTGAGATCCTTGGTGTTCCAAGGAGAGGCAAAGGCTCCTGGGCCTCTGGTCCTTGGGGAGCGCTGACCCGCCTTCTGGTAAGAGAACTGGTTCATCTTTGACCAGTGAGACACTGCGAGTTGGAGGGGAAGGCTTCTTCTTGGCCTTCTTGAGTGAGATACTCTTGGACCTCTGCCTCCTGTGCTGAGCCTCCTGCTGAGCACTCAAGGAGGCAATGTTGTCGGCACTGTTACTGCCCTCCGAACTCGTACTGGTGTAAGGCAGGGCACAGGCCTTAGCGGACTTCTGTTCCTCGTCATAGTCCACATCTGTGGTGCCTGCATCTGTGGGCACGGACAGGGACCGCTCCCGGAACCTGCTGGCCCCACCTGGGCCTGTCTCCAGCCTTGAGGGACCCCCAGTCAGAAGGCCAGTCTTGGAGGCTCGTTCTGAGACTTGCCTCCGTTGAGTAAGGTGCTCAGAGTAGCCAGCCGATCCACTGCATCCTGCTGGGTTGTCACGAGTGACAAAGAGGGTAGTGGCCTCCTTAGGAACCAGAGGTGGCAGTGTGTGTAGAGAGACCCAAGAATTCCCAGAGGAAggattttttccattttcattgacTTGATTGCTCTGAGTGGCGGCATTCGGAGTCATATAGGTAAAAGCATCTCCCTTCCAGGAAGTGGAAAAGGCTGATTCAGTTGGTCCATTGCAAGAACTGGGGACACTGTATACCATTCCAATGCTCTCCATGCCAGAGGGTTTTGTGCCACCACGTGCCTGGAGAGGCTCTTCTTGATCACTGGCAGGACTTCTTAGTCCTGGCGAGGTGAGATTTGGGAACCGAGCTTCCTGACCAACTGCAACCCTTCCATGAACACCTTCTGGGACTGAATGACTGGGCCTGATGTCTGAGATGGGAGAGCAGGCCACACTGCCAGCGGGACTGTTGCTGTGACCTGGAGGAAGGAAACACAGAACATTAGTGGTGCAGCCAGGGATCCCCCCGCAGCTGTCTCCAAAAAGACGGGAGCACCAAATTATTTTTTGCCAAGAAGCATTTGCCAACAGCTCGGTCAGAATTCGTTGGTTCTTCCTTTCCATAGATGAGGAGGCTGGGGAAGTTGGGTCCTTGCCCATCAGCACACAGTGAATCACAGGGTGCCCTTGAATTGTCCGGATGGCTGCCAAAGACTTTCCAGCTTTGAGTATTCCTTTCAGATCTGAAGTGGCACGTAGGACTACCTCGGGTTTCTCCTGTGCTTTCACCCCCAGGCTCATGAAACCACCACGGACCTCAGTGTTCACCTCTCCTGAGGTGAGAACAGAGGTTTTCGAACCATTTAAGGACAGGAGTGTGACTTTCCGCTCCAGCAGTGCGTCTGGAGGATGCCACAGCTGGAACTGTCTGAGTTTGGTGGCATCACTGACACCTGTCACTTTTTAGCTCTGTGACGTGAGAAAGTTAGGATAACCTACAGATGTGAGGAAACCATTCAGATATTCAAAATCCCCAAAGATTTTCTCATAGGAACAATTATTactgttgatgatgatgatgatgatgatgatgatgatgatgatgatgatgatgatgatggtatgACTACTCCTCCTATGATGATTTATAATAACAGCCACCATATGAACATATTATATACCAGGCACGTGGTAGGCAAATTATGTACAATAACTCTAATCTTCATGGCAACTCCAGCTGGTTGGAATGATTATCCCCAATTTACGGGTgagaaagctgaggttcagagaggttatggAATGTGGCCAAGGCCTCCCAGTTAGTAAGTGGAGAGGCCAGGATTCAAGTCCATCTCTCTCTGATCTGTACTCTTTGAACAGCATTCATTTAATTGCAAGAATGGTTAGGTTCAGATGGTGGTGCTTTGAGGGatgatttccccctttatctATCTGCCTCAATTTGACATACCTAGTTATATTCCACAAATAATAAGAAACAATAACATAATGAATTTATTAGGCTGGGAGACCTGCTCTCCACATTCTGTTGCTGCCCTTGACAAAAAGCCCTTGGTTACCCTTAATTATCATATTGGCTTTTTCAGGACGTCCAAAGTCGGCTCCCTCCTAGATTATTCCTGTTCCCTGTCACCACTTGGCAATACCACTAGGGTGGCAGAAATGGTAAGAGTGAGCAAGGGGAAGGGTCTGGGGGGATCAGCTCTGGTGGGGTCACCTTGGTCTCGCTGGGAATAGTTAGAGAATCCAATAATGGTCCGCCTCCGCCTCAGGGTGGATTTGGGGTTCACAGCTGTCTCTGTGTTAAACAACGAGTGTCGCAAACTTGCATGTTTATCAAACTGCTGTCCTGTAGCCAAAATAAAGACACTTGGGTGCATCCTGGTTTCTGTTGACAGTACAGTGGAAAGAGGTAGAGAGAAGGGATGATGGCAGTAGCAGTGAGTGTGAATAGCATCCAGGCAGGTGACCCTTCTTCCCCACCCCGCCTCCCTGCTGGCTTGGCCCCGGGCACCCACAGCTCCAAAGCATGCATGCTGGCTTTCAGAGGTCCACCCAGGGTCACCTGTGGGTCTCAAGTGGCTGAGAGCCATGGTTTTCAACACTGGCTCCATATCAAAGCAAACTGAGCAGCTTCAGAAACTCTAATAACGACACCCCTCAGAACACTGAAATCTCTGGGACTAGGACCCAGGTAGAAGCAGTTTTCTCAAACTCCCCGGGTGATTGATCATTTAGATGTACAGCCTGGGGTGAGAACCACTGGAGTCAAGAGACAGGTTGAGACTAGATGTTGCTTGATTGCAATCTTTCCTCAGAGAAAGCCTTTATTCAGGCCAATGAAAACAGTGTCTCCAAGAAGCTGCCCCATCTCCCCTCCCATCCAGGAAGCAGTCTGAGAGTCTGCCCTCCAGCCACCTGATCGTATTTGACCAAAGTTTGCCCCTGCGTAGTGATTGAGATCTATTTTTCTTAAAGCATCTGTCAGTCTTTGCTCCTATGGAATtgctggggcagggacagggacaggggcaGGGTGAGGGCAGTGGGGGAAGGTTTGCTGCTTCCCCCACCATCTCTCAATCAGCAGCTGGCTAACCAAACCCTCCCCTCTCAGCCCCATGGCTGCATAGCGATCTCCCCTTCCCAGCAAGTGGCTCTGTGGGCAAAACTCAGGGCCAGCCTCATTGAGAACAAGGTAGAAGGTTAAAAACAAAGCACAGCCTTCACTTTGTAAGTTTCTCCTCTCAGCCTTCAAGTCTCTCAGTACATCTCCCTAGGCTCTGGGCTCTATTTCCTGCCTCTGATTTCCTGAGGTGACACCAGTGGTGCTGGATGACCCCATATCCTGGGAGCATCACCACAGGTGGCCAGAGCTATCCTCATCATCTTTATCAACTTTTTACAGCCTACCACAGGCCAGCGCTGGCTCACAGGGTGCCTCTGGTCCCCTTGGATTGTGAAGCCTTGATTTCATTAGGTCATTGGCCCCTCTCTCCTGAAATGACTGACCCTCCTCCCTTTCCAATTACAGCCGGTAGAGTGgagaaaatgaattaataatgagCATGGTACAGGGTGCCAAGTGTCTCCAAAGACATAGCCAGCTGAGCTGCGTACATCATTTCTCCCATCCTGAGGTGGTACTGGGTCCCCCTCTGGCCTTACATAAGTGGTGGAGGCCCACTTTGCTAGGAGATTCACTGCTGATTCAAAGTGCCACCATGCCCTGGATCTATGCCTTGAGTCTGATCTTCCCTTTTACACCAGCACGCCGAACCCCTCACTTCCCCTCCAACTCCTATCTGTGTATTCCAAACCGGCTTCAGGCACAGTTTTCTTTCCCCAAACCAAACATAGCCCATAAATTCTAAGTTTCCACAGCTGCTCCAAAGAGCACCCAAGTTCGTAAAGTTCTAGAGTTTTCCGTTAAGAGAGTTTTGTTTGCCATCAAATGGTCTCAGTTAGTGTGG
This Camelus bactrianus isolate YW-2024 breed Bactrian camel chromosome X, ASM4877302v1, whole genome shotgun sequence DNA region includes the following protein-coding sequences:
- the NHSL2 gene encoding NHS-like protein 2 isoform X6, with amino-acid sequence MPTKRQLSEDETTTQGVRAPEAPLSLPTAADKQAVWNSPFPLPVLEEKRWLQPCCTHSDIVPIDVSGQQFDKHASLRHSLFNTETAVNPKSTLRRRRTIIGFSNYSQRDQGHSNSPAGSVACSPISDIRPSHSVPEGVHGRVAVGQEARFPNLTSPGLRSPASDQEEPLQARGGTKPSGMESIGMVYSVPSSCNGPTESAFSTSWKGDAFTYMTPNAATQSNQVNENGKNPSSGNSWVSLHTLPPLVPKEATTLFVTRDNPAGCSGSAGYSEHLTQRRQVSERASKTGLLTGGPSRLETGPGGASRFRERSLSVPTDAGTTDVDYDEEQKSAKACALPYTSTSSEGSNSADNIASLSAQQEAQHRRQRSKSISLKKAKKKPSPPTRSVSLVKDEPVLLPEGGSALPKDQRPRSLCLSLEHQGSHSSHPDAQGHPAVPTFKDPEGTQFAHHWYLTDWKSGDTYQSLSSSSTATGTTVIECTQVQGSSESLASASTSRATTPSQLSIEVEAREVSSPGRPTGLMSPSSGYSSQSETPTPTVSMSLTLGHLPPPSGNVRVRPVVPERKSSLPPTSPMEKMSKARLSFDLPLTTSTNLDLSGMSISIRSKTKVSRHHSDTNFGAKLAQKTSPNQPIMPMVTQSDLRSVRLRSVSKSEPEDDIESPDYAEEPGAEVFTLPERKMKPPIAEKPPLARRPPSLVHKPPSVHEEYPLTSPTLATTPKSSIQHPRPLPQDIYMVVRKPKSPSFPEGRSPGESTASSSLVFTPFASSSGASCSGTQQSPQGSTEDAGPKGRALPERISLQSQEEAEKKKGKIPPPVPKKPSVLYLPLTSPTAQMEVYAAEPRLPLSPIITLEEDSKCLPSGDHLHLAGTRTTSTVQADYEKEAGPPGSPMEPSTEEKSVISDKTAEWIAEDDDDVFVASRTTEDLFTVIHRSKRKLLGWKEPGEAFASSSRPSSHSPIRSTAESPVSEPAASAGSSGSANLDAGRNDDFKALLQKKGSKATTRSRPSAAELLKTTNPLARRIIAQFSKDYETTDNPST
- the NHSL2 gene encoding NHS-like protein 2 isoform X4, whose protein sequence is MPFYRRTVVPQRLCPRNPPQPLTELRDVSHLAALSLLRQLANLCGHSLALLEDLEGHLLALGRRTDSLFRRTVRLRRRLPCRLLGPEDDEEELGASHWSKLTRSQRAREPVDAVHTAAANSGRENATATAHSRSSWRQPVNVFLSSGRPPSVEELLREAQLNLQSLLQGHSNSPAGSVACSPISDIRPSHSVPEGVHGRVAVGQEARFPNLTSPGLRSPASDQEEPLQARGGTKPSGMESIGMVYSVPSSCNGPTESAFSTSWKGDAFTYMTPNAATQSNQVNENGKNPSSGNSWVSLHTLPPLVPKEATTLFVTRDNPAGCSGSAGYSEHLTQRRQVSERASKTGLLTGGPSRLETGPGGASRFRERSLSVPTDAGTTDVDYDEEQKSAKACALPYTSTSSEGSNSADNIASLSAQQEAQHRRQRSKSISLKKAKKKPSPPTRSVSLVKDEPVLLPEGGSALPKDQRPRSLCLSLEHQGSHSSHPDAQGHPAVPTFKDPEGTQFAHHWYLTDWKSGDTYQSLSSSSTATGTTVIECTQVQGSSESLASASTSRATTPSQLSIEVEAREVSSPGRPTGLMSPSSGYSSQSETPTPTVSMSLTLGHLPPPSGNVRVRPVVPERKSSLPPTSPMEKMSKARLSFDLPLTTSTNLDLSGMSISIRSKTKVSRHHSDTNFGAKLAQKTSPNQPIMPMVTQSDLRSVRLRSVSKSEPEDDIESPDYAEEPGAEVFTLPERKMKPPIAEKPPLARRPPSLVHKPPSVHEEYPLTSPTLATTPKSSIQHPRPLPQDIYMVVRKPKSPSFPEGRSPGESTASSSLVFTPFASSSGASCSGTQQSPQGSTEDAGPKGRALPERISLQSQEEAEKKKGKIPPPVPKKPSVLYLPLTSPTAQMEVYAAEPRLPLSPIITLEEDSKCLPSGDHLHLAGTRTTSTVQADYEKEAGPPGSPMEPSTEEKSVISDKTAEWIAEDDDDVFVASRTTEDLFTVIHRSKRKLLGWKEPGEAFASSSRPSSHSPIRSTAESPVSEPAASAGSSGSANLDAGRNDDFKALLQKKGSKATTRSRPSAAELLKTTNPLARRIIAQFSKDYETTDNPST
- the NHSL2 gene encoding NHS-like protein 2 isoform X2, yielding MPFYRRTVVPQRLCPRNPPQPLTELRDVSHLAALSLLRQLANLCGHSLALLEDLEGHLLALGRRTDSLFRRTVRLRRRLPCRLLGPEDDEEELGASHWSKLTRSQRAREPVDAVHTEEYEEQYSEARLLGQTFRSADEAPEPTPSPRPQSARRLEFVLMPTKRQLSEDETTTQGVRAPEAPLSLPTAADKQAVWNSPFPLPVLEEKRWLQPCCTHSDIVPIDVSGQQFDKHASLRHSLFNTETAVNPKSTLRRRRTIIGFSNYSQRDQGHSNSPAGSVACSPISDIRPSHSVPEGVHGRVAVGQEARFPNLTSPGLRSPASDQEEPLQARGGTKPSGMESIGMVYSVPSSCNGPTESAFSTSWKGDAFTYMTPNAATQSNQVNENGKNPSSGNSWVSLHTLPPLVPKEATTLFVTRDNPAGCSGSAGYSEHLTQRRQVSERASKTGLLTGGPSRLETGPGGASRFRERSLSVPTDAGTTDVDYDEEQKSAKACALPYTSTSSEGSNSADNIASLSAQQEAQHRRQRSKSISLKKAKKKPSPPTRSVSLVKDEPVLLPEGGSALPKDQRPRSLCLSLEHQGSHSSHPDAQGHPAVPTFKDPEGTQFAHHWYLTDWKSGDTYQSLSSSSTATGTTVIECTQVQGSSESLASASTSRATTPSQLSIEVEAREVSSPGRPTGLMSPSSGYSSQSETPTPTVSMSLTLGHLPPPSGNVRVRPVVPERKSSLPPTSPMEKMSKARLSFDLPLTTSTNLDLSGMSISIRSKTKVSRHHSDTNFGAKLAQKTSPNQPIMPMVTQSDLRSVRLRSVSKSEPEDDIESPDYAEEPGAEVFTLPERKMKPPIAEKPPLARRPPSLVHKPPSVHEEYPLTSPTLATTPKSSIQHPRPLPQDIYMVVRKPKSPSFPEGRSPGESTASSSLVFTPFASSSGASCSGTQQSPQGSTEDAGPKGRALPERISLQSQEEAEKKKGKIPPPVPKKPSVLYLPLTSPTAQMEVYAAEPRLPLSPIITLEEDSKCLPSGDHLHLAGTRTTSTVQADYEKEAGPPGSPMEPSTEEKSVISDKTAEWIAEDDDDVFVASRTTEDLFTVIHRSKRKLLGWKEPGEAFASSSRPSSHSPIRSTAESPVSEPAASAGSSGSANLDAGRNDDFKALLQKKGSKATTRSRPSAAELLKTTNPLARRIIAQFSKDYETTDNPST
- the NHSL2 gene encoding NHS-like protein 2 isoform X3 codes for the protein MERAEAVTLFWSRGAAANSGRENATATAHSRSSWRQPVNVFLSSGRPPSVEELLREAQLNLQSLLQEEYEEQYSEARLLGQTFRSADEAPEPTPSPRPQSARRLEFVLMPTKRQLSEDETTTQGVRAPEAPLSLPTAADKQAVWNSPFPLPVLEEKRWLQPCCTHSDIVPIDVSGQQFDKHASLRHSLFNTETAVNPKSTLRRRRTIIGFSNYSQRDQGHSNSPAGSVACSPISDIRPSHSVPEGVHGRVAVGQEARFPNLTSPGLRSPASDQEEPLQARGGTKPSGMESIGMVYSVPSSCNGPTESAFSTSWKGDAFTYMTPNAATQSNQVNENGKNPSSGNSWVSLHTLPPLVPKEATTLFVTRDNPAGCSGSAGYSEHLTQRRQVSERASKTGLLTGGPSRLETGPGGASRFRERSLSVPTDAGTTDVDYDEEQKSAKACALPYTSTSSEGSNSADNIASLSAQQEAQHRRQRSKSISLKKAKKKPSPPTRSVSLVKDEPVLLPEGGSALPKDQRPRSLCLSLEHQGSHSSHPDAQGHPAVPTFKDPEGTQFAHHWYLTDWKSGDTYQSLSSSSTATGTTVIECTQVQGSSESLASASTSRATTPSQLSIEVEAREVSSPGRPTGLMSPSSGYSSQSETPTPTVSMSLTLGHLPPPSGNVRVRPVVPERKSSLPPTSPMEKMSKARLSFDLPLTTSTNLDLSGMSISIRSKTKVSRHHSDTNFGAKLAQKTSPNQPIMPMVTQSDLRSVRLRSVSKSEPEDDIESPDYAEEPGAEVFTLPERKMKPPIAEKPPLARRPPSLVHKPPSVHEEYPLTSPTLATTPKSSIQHPRPLPQDIYMVVRKPKSPSFPEGRSPGESTASSSLVFTPFASSSGASCSGTQQSPQGSTEDAGPKGRALPERISLQSQEEAEKKKGKIPPPVPKKPSVLYLPLTSPTAQMEVYAAEPRLPLSPIITLEEDSKCLPSGDHLHLAGTRTTSTVQADYEKEAGPPGSPMEPSTEEKSVISDKTAEWIAEDDDDVFVASRTTEDLFTVIHRSKRKLLGWKEPGEAFASSSRPSSHSPIRSTAESPVSEPAASAGSSGSANLDAGRNDDFKALLQKKGSKATTRSRPSAAELLKTTNPLARRIIAQFSKDYETTDNPST
- the NHSL2 gene encoding NHS-like protein 2 isoform X5, translating into MPFYRRTVVPQRLCPRNPPQPLTELRDVSHLAALSLLRQLANLCGHSLALLEDLEGHLLALGRRTDSLFRRTVRLRRRLPCRLLGPEDDEEELGASHWSKLTRSQRAREPVDAVHTGHSNSPAGSVACSPISDIRPSHSVPEGVHGRVAVGQEARFPNLTSPGLRSPASDQEEPLQARGGTKPSGMESIGMVYSVPSSCNGPTESAFSTSWKGDAFTYMTPNAATQSNQVNENGKNPSSGNSWVSLHTLPPLVPKEATTLFVTRDNPAGCSGSAGYSEHLTQRRQVSERASKTGLLTGGPSRLETGPGGASRFRERSLSVPTDAGTTDVDYDEEQKSAKACALPYTSTSSEGSNSADNIASLSAQQEAQHRRQRSKSISLKKAKKKPSPPTRSVSLVKDEPVLLPEGGSALPKDQRPRSLCLSLEHQGSHSSHPDAQGHPAVPTFKDPEGTQFAHHWYLTDWKSGDTYQSLSSSSTATGTTVIECTQVQGSSESLASASTSRATTPSQLSIEVEAREVSSPGRPTGLMSPSSGYSSQSETPTPTVSMSLTLGHLPPPSGNVRVRPVVPERKSSLPPTSPMEKMSKARLSFDLPLTTSTNLDLSGMSISIRSKTKVSRHHSDTNFGAKLAQKTSPNQPIMPMVTQSDLRSVRLRSVSKSEPEDDIESPDYAEEPGAEVFTLPERKMKPPIAEKPPLARRPPSLVHKPPSVHEEYPLTSPTLATTPKSSIQHPRPLPQDIYMVVRKPKSPSFPEGRSPGESTASSSLVFTPFASSSGASCSGTQQSPQGSTEDAGPKGRALPERISLQSQEEAEKKKGKIPPPVPKKPSVLYLPLTSPTAQMEVYAAEPRLPLSPIITLEEDSKCLPSGDHLHLAGTRTTSTVQADYEKEAGPPGSPMEPSTEEKSVISDKTAEWIAEDDDDVFVASRTTEDLFTVIHRSKRKLLGWKEPGEAFASSSRPSSHSPIRSTAESPVSEPAASAGSSGSANLDAGRNDDFKALLQKKGSKATTRSRPSAAELLKTTNPLARRIIAQFSKDYETTDNPST
- the NHSL2 gene encoding NHS-like protein 2 isoform X1; translated protein: MPFYRRTVVPQRLCPRNPPQPLTELRDVSHLAALSLLRQLANLCGHSLALLEDLEGHLLALGRRTDSLFRRTVRLRRRLPCRLLGPEDDEEELGASHWSKLTRSQRAREPVDAVHTAAANSGRENATATAHSRSSWRQPVNVFLSSGRPPSVEELLREAQLNLQSLLQEEYEEQYSEARLLGQTFRSADEAPEPTPSPRPQSARRLEFVLMPTKRQLSEDETTTQGVRAPEAPLSLPTAADKQAVWNSPFPLPVLEEKRWLQPCCTHSDIVPIDVSGQQFDKHASLRHSLFNTETAVNPKSTLRRRRTIIGFSNYSQRDQGHSNSPAGSVACSPISDIRPSHSVPEGVHGRVAVGQEARFPNLTSPGLRSPASDQEEPLQARGGTKPSGMESIGMVYSVPSSCNGPTESAFSTSWKGDAFTYMTPNAATQSNQVNENGKNPSSGNSWVSLHTLPPLVPKEATTLFVTRDNPAGCSGSAGYSEHLTQRRQVSERASKTGLLTGGPSRLETGPGGASRFRERSLSVPTDAGTTDVDYDEEQKSAKACALPYTSTSSEGSNSADNIASLSAQQEAQHRRQRSKSISLKKAKKKPSPPTRSVSLVKDEPVLLPEGGSALPKDQRPRSLCLSLEHQGSHSSHPDAQGHPAVPTFKDPEGTQFAHHWYLTDWKSGDTYQSLSSSSTATGTTVIECTQVQGSSESLASASTSRATTPSQLSIEVEAREVSSPGRPTGLMSPSSGYSSQSETPTPTVSMSLTLGHLPPPSGNVRVRPVVPERKSSLPPTSPMEKMSKARLSFDLPLTTSTNLDLSGMSISIRSKTKVSRHHSDTNFGAKLAQKTSPNQPIMPMVTQSDLRSVRLRSVSKSEPEDDIESPDYAEEPGAEVFTLPERKMKPPIAEKPPLARRPPSLVHKPPSVHEEYPLTSPTLATTPKSSIQHPRPLPQDIYMVVRKPKSPSFPEGRSPGESTASSSLVFTPFASSSGASCSGTQQSPQGSTEDAGPKGRALPERISLQSQEEAEKKKGKIPPPVPKKPSVLYLPLTSPTAQMEVYAAEPRLPLSPIITLEEDSKCLPSGDHLHLAGTRTTSTVQADYEKEAGPPGSPMEPSTEEKSVISDKTAEWIAEDDDDVFVASRTTEDLFTVIHRSKRKLLGWKEPGEAFASSSRPSSHSPIRSTAESPVSEPAASAGSSGSANLDAGRNDDFKALLQKKGSKATTRSRPSAAELLKTTNPLARRIIAQFSKDYETTDNPST